In one window of Comamonas testosteroni DNA:
- a CDS encoding I78 family peptidase inhibitor — protein MVWGMKHRTPTWPISTRPLLGMAAASMAVLMAGCASNGMVAGGTAAPAARQLQVCHAEPVQIYIGHNTVASTLETIRQKSGSYLLRVLREGQPTTMEYNQERLNVITNDAGKITALRCG, from the coding sequence ATGGTGTGGGGCATGAAGCATCGAACACCCACTTGGCCTATTTCCACCCGCCCTTTGCTGGGCATGGCTGCTGCCAGCATGGCAGTGCTGATGGCTGGCTGCGCCAGCAACGGCATGGTCGCAGGCGGCACAGCCGCCCCGGCTGCGCGTCAGCTGCAGGTATGCCACGCTGAGCCAGTACAGATCTATATCGGCCACAACACGGTGGCGTCGACGCTGGAGACCATCCGCCAGAAATCCGGCTCGTATCTGCTGCGCGTGCTGCGCGAGGGTCAGCCCACAACCATGGAATACAACCAGGAGCGCCTGAACGTCATCACCAATGACGCAGGCAAGATCACGGCGCTGCGCTGCGGCTGA
- a CDS encoding non-canonical purine NTP pyrophosphatase has translation MKIVLASNNRGKLVELQAMFAPLGVELIRQGDLFEGEAPEPYGTFVENALSKARFAAEKSGLPAIADDAGMCVDHFGGLPGVDTAYYCTQFGYEKSDDNNVRALLEQMQGVANRRAAMVSTLVGVRSPKDPEPLIAVGRVQALLTTERRGSNGFGFDPVLLIPELGLTFAEMEPELKHAHSHRGLSSRKMIAMVKERWL, from the coding sequence ATGAAAATTGTGCTGGCATCCAACAACCGCGGAAAGCTCGTCGAGTTGCAGGCCATGTTTGCCCCGCTGGGCGTGGAGCTGATCCGCCAGGGCGATCTGTTCGAGGGAGAAGCTCCCGAGCCTTATGGCACCTTTGTAGAGAATGCTCTGTCCAAGGCGCGCTTTGCGGCCGAGAAGAGCGGCTTGCCTGCCATTGCCGATGATGCCGGCATGTGTGTGGATCATTTCGGCGGTCTGCCCGGTGTGGACACGGCCTACTATTGCACCCAGTTCGGCTACGAAAAAAGCGACGACAACAATGTGCGCGCGCTGCTCGAGCAGATGCAGGGCGTGGCCAACCGCCGTGCCGCCATGGTCAGCACCCTGGTGGGCGTGCGTTCGCCCAAGGACCCCGAGCCGCTGATTGCCGTAGGTCGCGTGCAGGCGCTGCTCACGACCGAGCGCCGTGGCAGCAATGGCTTCGGCTTCGACCCGGTACTGCTGATCCCCGAGCTGGGCCTGACCTTTGCCGAGATGGAGCCCGAGCTCAAGCATGCACATAGCCATCGTGGACTTTCTTCTCGGAAGATGATCGCGATGGTGAAAGAGAGATGGCTGTAA
- the fahA gene encoding fumarylacetoacetase, protein MTLNETHDAGLQSWVTSANTGSSDFPIQNLPFAVFRRKSSSEAFRGGVAIGDQVLDMAAVRDAQALSSDVQAQVEAAAQGQLNSLMAMGPASWSALRLALSRALRAGAAEEAALKACLVAQADVEYGVPAQVGDYTDFYTSVHHATNVGKLFRPTNPLMENYKWVPIGYHGRASSIRISGVDFKRPNGQLKAPDADPVLKPCNRLDYELEMGIYAGSANAWGEAIGIEDAEHHIFGLCLLNDWSARDIQAWEYQPLGPFLSKNFATSISPWIVTLEALEPYRTAFVRPSEDPQPLPYLSCEANSQRGALDVQLTVAIQTEKMRAEGKAAEQITRTSYRHAYWTMAQLIAHHTVNGCDLQPGDLLGTGTLSGPTMAEAGALLEITEGGKKPLSLSNGETRTFLLDGDAVVFTGWCEKPGAARIGFGECRATVLPAHQA, encoded by the coding sequence ATGACATTGAACGAAACCCACGACGCCGGCCTGCAAAGCTGGGTCACCAGCGCCAACACAGGCAGCAGCGACTTCCCCATCCAGAACCTGCCGTTTGCAGTGTTTCGTCGCAAGAGCAGCAGCGAGGCTTTTCGCGGCGGCGTGGCGATTGGCGACCAGGTGCTGGATATGGCGGCCGTTCGCGATGCCCAGGCACTGAGCAGCGATGTGCAGGCCCAGGTCGAAGCAGCGGCGCAGGGTCAGCTCAACAGCTTGATGGCCATGGGCCCGGCATCATGGTCGGCCCTGCGCCTGGCGCTGTCGCGCGCCCTGCGTGCCGGCGCTGCCGAAGAAGCCGCGCTCAAGGCCTGCCTCGTGGCCCAGGCCGATGTGGAGTACGGCGTACCCGCACAGGTGGGCGACTACACGGACTTCTACACCTCCGTGCATCACGCCACCAATGTGGGCAAGCTGTTTCGCCCCACCAACCCGTTGATGGAAAACTACAAGTGGGTGCCCATCGGCTACCACGGCCGTGCCTCCAGCATCCGCATCTCCGGCGTGGACTTCAAGCGCCCCAACGGCCAGCTCAAGGCCCCCGATGCCGACCCCGTGCTCAAGCCCTGCAACCGCCTCGACTATGAGCTGGAGATGGGCATTTACGCAGGCTCGGCCAATGCCTGGGGCGAGGCCATCGGCATCGAGGACGCCGAACACCACATCTTCGGCCTGTGCCTGCTCAACGACTGGTCGGCACGCGACATTCAGGCCTGGGAATACCAGCCGCTGGGCCCCTTCCTGTCCAAGAACTTCGCCACCAGCATCTCGCCCTGGATTGTGACGCTGGAAGCACTGGAGCCCTATCGCACGGCCTTTGTCCGCCCGTCCGAGGACCCACAGCCCCTGCCCTACCTCAGCTGCGAAGCCAACTCGCAGCGCGGTGCGCTCGATGTACAGCTCACGGTCGCCATCCAGACCGAGAAGATGCGCGCCGAAGGCAAGGCTGCCGAGCAGATCACCCGCACCAGCTACCGCCACGCCTACTGGACCATGGCCCAGCTGATTGCCCACCACACCGTCAACGGCTGTGATCTGCAACCCGGCGACCTGCTGGGCACGGGCACACTGTCCGGCCCCACCATGGCCGAAGCCGGTGCCCTGCTGGAAATCACCGAAGGCGGCAAAAAGCCCTTGAGCCTGAGCAACGGCGAAACCCGCACCTTCTTGCTCGACGGCGACGCCGTGGTCTTTACCGGCTGGTGCGAAAAGCCTGGAGCCGCGCGCATCGGCTTTGGCGAATGCCGCGCCACCGTGCTGCCTGCACACCAGGCCTGA
- a CDS encoding 3-hydroxybutyrate dehydrogenase codes for MTTVLPQVQQLSKPHSGRVAWITGSTSGIGWAVARQLAGEGAAIALHGSAAPSARTDAQLAELQALGVAARYYALDLADGEAIAPLARRIAADLGEVDILVNNAGMQHVESVLSFPAAQWNTMLAVNLSAPFHTIQACTPAMLERGWGRIINMASVSGLVGVAHKPAYVASKHGLLGLSKSVALELATTPVTCNAICPGWVLTPLVQAQIQALALRENLDEPAARTKLLGAKQPSQAFVTVEQVAALVSFVASDNAAQVRGAQWNMDGGFTAA; via the coding sequence ATGACCACCGTCCTGCCCCAAGTCCAGCAGCTCTCCAAGCCCCATAGCGGCCGCGTCGCCTGGATCACCGGCTCCACCAGCGGCATAGGCTGGGCCGTTGCCAGGCAACTGGCTGGCGAAGGTGCCGCCATTGCCCTGCATGGCAGCGCCGCCCCCAGCGCTCGCACCGATGCCCAGCTGGCCGAGCTGCAGGCACTGGGTGTGGCAGCCCGCTATTACGCGCTCGACCTGGCTGACGGCGAAGCCATTGCCCCCCTGGCACGGCGTATTGCCGCCGATCTGGGGGAAGTGGACATTCTGGTCAACAACGCAGGCATGCAGCATGTGGAATCGGTGCTCAGCTTCCCTGCGGCCCAGTGGAACACCATGCTGGCCGTCAACCTGAGCGCACCGTTTCACACCATACAGGCCTGCACGCCGGCCATGCTGGAGCGCGGCTGGGGGCGCATCATCAATATGGCATCCGTCAGCGGCCTGGTCGGCGTGGCCCACAAGCCCGCCTATGTGGCCAGCAAGCACGGCCTGCTGGGCCTGAGCAAATCCGTGGCACTGGAGCTGGCCACCACGCCCGTGACCTGCAACGCCATCTGCCCCGGCTGGGTGCTCACGCCGCTGGTACAGGCCCAGATCCAGGCCCTGGCGCTGCGCGAAAACCTGGACGAGCCCGCAGCCCGCACCAAGTTGCTGGGAGCCAAGCAACCCTCGCAGGCTTTTGTAACGGTGGAACAGGTTGCGGCGCTGGTCAGCTTTGTGGCCAGCGACAACGCCGCCCAGGTGCGTGGTGCACAGTGGAATATGGATGGAGGCTTCACTGCGGCATGA
- the hemW gene encoding radical SAM family heme chaperone HemW — MIPIQPQTETAEAAVQRDIQHYMRPGTLQLGSLPPLSLYVHLPWCLKKCPYCDFNSHAWAKGDALPEDRYIDALMADLESALPLIWGRTVHSVFMGGGTPSLFSPESIDKLIAGLRARLRMEPDCEITMEANPGTFEKDRFKAFRAAGVNRLSIGVQSFDDRYLQAVGRVHDAAQARAAVREAADNFETFNIDLMYALPGQSLVDLQRDVDTALSFAPPHLSIYHLTIEPNTYFAKYPPVVPEDDTAYEMLDLITASTRRVGMQRYEVSAYAKDGHQCFHNSNYWQFGDYLGIGAGAHSKLSFAHRIVRQVRFRDPARYMDMALAGTPLAQDNEVKRAELPFEYMLNALRLRGGFALQEFMERTGLPMSAIAKGLDQAQAKGLISRDLGRVVPTERGFDFLSDLQEMFL; from the coding sequence ATGATCCCCATTCAGCCTCAAACAGAGACTGCCGAAGCGGCGGTGCAGCGCGATATTCAGCACTACATGCGCCCCGGCACGCTGCAGCTGGGCAGCTTGCCGCCGCTGTCGCTGTATGTGCACCTGCCCTGGTGCCTGAAGAAATGCCCGTATTGCGACTTCAACTCGCATGCCTGGGCCAAGGGGGATGCGCTGCCCGAGGATCGCTACATCGATGCTTTGATGGCCGATCTGGAGTCTGCGCTGCCGCTGATCTGGGGGCGCACGGTGCACAGCGTCTTCATGGGCGGCGGAACGCCCAGCCTGTTTTCGCCCGAATCCATAGACAAGCTGATTGCCGGTCTGCGCGCGCGTCTGCGCATGGAGCCCGATTGCGAAATCACCATGGAAGCCAACCCCGGCACCTTCGAGAAGGACCGTTTCAAGGCCTTCCGTGCGGCCGGCGTGAACCGCCTGTCAATCGGGGTGCAGAGCTTTGATGACCGCTATCTGCAGGCTGTGGGCCGTGTGCATGATGCGGCGCAGGCCCGGGCGGCAGTGCGCGAGGCGGCGGACAATTTCGAGACCTTCAATATCGATCTCATGTATGCGCTGCCCGGCCAGAGCCTGGTCGATCTGCAGCGCGATGTAGACACGGCACTGTCGTTTGCACCGCCGCATCTGTCGATTTATCACCTCACCATCGAGCCCAACACCTATTTCGCCAAATACCCGCCTGTGGTGCCGGAAGACGATACGGCCTATGAGATGCTGGACCTGATCACGGCCAGTACCCGGAGAGTCGGCATGCAGCGCTATGAAGTCTCGGCCTATGCCAAGGACGGCCATCAGTGCTTTCACAACAGCAACTACTGGCAGTTCGGGGACTATCTGGGCATTGGCGCCGGTGCGCACAGCAAGCTGAGCTTTGCGCACCGCATCGTGCGCCAGGTGCGTTTTCGCGATCCGGCCCGCTATATGGACATGGCGCTGGCCGGCACGCCGCTGGCACAGGACAACGAGGTCAAGCGTGCCGAGCTGCCGTTCGAATACATGCTCAACGCGCTGCGCCTGCGCGGCGGCTTTGCCTTGCAGGAGTTCATGGAGCGCACGGGCCTGCCCATGTCGGCCATCGCCAAGGGGCTCGATCAGGCGCAGGCCAAGGGCCTGATCAGCCGCGATCTGGGCCGCGTGGTGCCCACCGAGCGCGGCTTCGACTTTCTCAGCGACCTGCAGGAAATGTTCCTGTAG
- a CDS encoding SPOR domain-containing protein, which translates to MPSASDTPTPALAPAGRNQRQEPVLDQPTRSDASPLPASIAGAFAAAAYSMQHSLQHEDEQTAAPEEEDSGLLPQLYASRLSPRSRDFYLAQFKRFDALDRSLPSWNMAAALLTLAWCSLHGLWREAAKYLAAVTATALIWWFGLRPALPEAMALGLGVALWLLAVAVPGLLGNGWYWRKIKAQTLQAITDAPNMAAAHAALQAQVGSARNRTAAMLVLALPVAAAAGAGLALLPADNPAPPKSVQPAATAAATAAANRPAASPDPAKPAPEAASAAVQPESRLAEPTPTAATETDTSAEPAAPDAVASVPSKTAVKAEPSENQTARPATDTKEQPVKDAPSTPHAGSDLVPGKFYLNLGVYSEAGNADKVLAQLQKSRLPALTQKMASNKGEVTRVRSGPFESRKRAEKAARKLQAANIDAGIFQSAEGAHSP; encoded by the coding sequence ATGCCTTCTGCTTCGGACACCCCCACCCCTGCGCTCGCCCCTGCTGGCCGAAACCAGCGCCAGGAGCCCGTGCTGGACCAGCCTACGCGCTCGGATGCCAGCCCCTTGCCTGCCTCCATTGCAGGAGCCTTTGCAGCCGCGGCCTATTCCATGCAGCACAGTCTGCAACACGAGGACGAGCAGACCGCTGCGCCCGAAGAGGAAGACAGCGGCCTGCTGCCCCAACTCTATGCCAGCCGTCTGAGCCCACGTTCACGCGACTTTTACCTGGCCCAGTTCAAGCGCTTCGATGCCCTGGACCGCAGCCTGCCCAGCTGGAATATGGCGGCCGCCTTGCTGACCCTGGCCTGGTGCAGCCTGCACGGTCTATGGCGCGAGGCTGCGAAATACCTGGCAGCCGTCACGGCAACCGCGCTGATCTGGTGGTTTGGCCTGCGCCCGGCTCTGCCCGAGGCCATGGCTCTAGGCCTGGGCGTTGCCCTGTGGCTGCTCGCCGTGGCCGTGCCCGGCCTGCTGGGCAATGGCTGGTACTGGCGCAAGATCAAGGCCCAGACGCTGCAGGCGATTACGGACGCGCCCAATATGGCCGCCGCCCATGCCGCCTTGCAGGCGCAGGTCGGCTCTGCTCGCAACAGAACCGCAGCCATGCTGGTGCTGGCCCTGCCTGTGGCAGCGGCCGCAGGCGCGGGCCTGGCCTTGCTGCCCGCCGACAACCCTGCCCCCCCCAAGAGCGTGCAGCCTGCAGCCACCGCCGCAGCCACCGCTGCAGCCAATCGTCCGGCTGCCAGCCCGGACCCGGCAAAGCCCGCCCCCGAAGCAGCCTCCGCTGCCGTCCAGCCAGAAAGCCGCTTGGCAGAGCCAACGCCTACGGCTGCCACCGAGACAGACACAAGCGCAGAGCCAGCAGCGCCCGATGCCGTTGCCTCAGTGCCGAGCAAGACGGCGGTCAAGGCCGAGCCGAGCGAAAACCAGACAGCCAGGCCGGCGACAGATACCAAGGAGCAGCCCGTCAAAGATGCCCCCTCGACACCCCATGCCGGCTCGGATCTGGTTCCCGGCAAGTTCTATCTGAATCTGGGCGTCTATTCCGAGGCCGGCAATGCAGACAAGGTACTGGCGCAGCTGCAAAAGTCCAGACTGCCCGCGCTGACGCAGAAGATGGCCAGCAACAAAGGGGAGGTCACCCGAGTACGCAGCGGCCCCTTCGAGAGCCGAAAGCGCGCTGAAAAGGCTGCGCGCAAGCTGCAGGCTGCGAATATCGATGCCGGCATCTTTCAAAGTGCAGAAGGCGCCCACAGCCCATAG